One region of Corynebacterium capitovis DSM 44611 genomic DNA includes:
- the groL gene encoding chaperonin GroEL (60 kDa chaperone family; promotes refolding of misfolded polypeptides especially under stressful conditions; forms two stacked rings of heptamers to form a barrel-shaped 14mer; ends can be capped by GroES; misfolded proteins enter the barrel where they are refolded when GroES binds) has product MAKMIAFDEEARRSLENGLNTLADAVKVTLGPKGRNVVLEKSWGAPTITNDGVTIAKEIELEDPYEKIGAELVKEVAKKTDDVAGDGTTTATVLAQALVREGLRNVAAGSNPMGIKRGIQAATEKVSAYLLDNAKEVTTQEEIASTAGISASDPEIGARIAEAMYAVGNGSVNKDSVITVEESNTFGVDLEVTEGMRFDKGFISAYFATDMERGEAVLEDPYILLVSSKISNVKELVPVLEQVMQSGKPLLIIAEDVEGEALSTLVVNKIRGTFKSVAVKAPGFGDRRKAMLQDLAILTGGQVISEEVGLSLETAGIELLGQARKVVVTKDETTIVQGAGDQAQIDGRVKQIRAEIENSDSDYDREKLQERLAKLAGGVAVIKVGAATEVELKERKLRIEDAVRNAKAAVEEGIVAGGGVALLQAAKELEGDLGLTGDEATGVKIVREALSSPLKQIALNAGLEPGVVADKVAHLSDGEGLNAATGEYVDMMAAGINDPAKVTRSALQNAASIAALFLTTEAVVADKPEPAAPAGAGMDPESMGMM; this is encoded by the coding sequence ATGGCAAAGATGATCGCATTCGACGAGGAAGCGCGCCGCAGCCTGGAAAATGGCCTGAACACGCTCGCTGATGCCGTCAAGGTCACGCTCGGCCCGAAGGGTCGCAACGTGGTCTTGGAGAAGTCCTGGGGCGCCCCGACGATCACGAATGACGGTGTCACCATCGCCAAGGAGATCGAACTCGAGGACCCCTACGAGAAGATCGGCGCTGAGCTGGTCAAGGAAGTAGCCAAGAAGACTGACGACGTCGCCGGCGACGGCACCACCACCGCAACCGTGCTGGCCCAGGCGCTCGTGCGCGAGGGCCTGCGCAACGTTGCGGCGGGTTCCAACCCGATGGGCATCAAGCGCGGTATTCAGGCCGCCACCGAGAAGGTCTCCGCCTACCTGCTGGACAACGCGAAGGAAGTGACCACGCAGGAGGAGATCGCCTCCACCGCCGGCATTTCCGCCTCCGACCCGGAGATCGGCGCCAGGATCGCCGAGGCCATGTACGCGGTGGGCAACGGCTCCGTGAACAAGGACTCCGTCATCACCGTCGAGGAGTCCAACACCTTCGGCGTTGACCTCGAGGTCACCGAGGGCATGCGCTTTGACAAGGGCTTCATCTCCGCATACTTCGCCACCGACATGGAGCGCGGCGAGGCCGTCCTGGAGGACCCGTACATCCTCCTGGTCTCCTCCAAGATCTCCAACGTCAAGGAGCTCGTCCCCGTCCTGGAGCAGGTCATGCAGTCCGGCAAGCCGCTGCTGATCATCGCCGAGGACGTCGAGGGCGAGGCCCTGTCCACCCTCGTGGTGAACAAGATCCGCGGCACCTTCAAGTCTGTCGCCGTCAAGGCCCCGGGCTTCGGCGACCGCCGCAAGGCGATGCTGCAGGACCTGGCCATCCTCACCGGTGGCCAGGTGATCTCCGAGGAGGTCGGCCTCTCCCTGGAGACCGCCGGCATTGAGCTGCTCGGCCAGGCCCGCAAGGTTGTGGTGACCAAGGACGAGACCACCATCGTTCAGGGCGCCGGCGACCAGGCTCAGATCGACGGCCGTGTCAAGCAGATCCGCGCTGAGATCGAGAACTCCGACTCCGACTACGACCGCGAGAAGCTGCAGGAGCGCCTGGCCAAGCTGGCCGGTGGCGTCGCGGTGATCAAGGTTGGCGCTGCCACCGAGGTCGAGCTCAAGGAGCGCAAGCTGCGCATCGAGGACGCCGTGCGCAACGCCAAGGCTGCCGTTGAGGAGGGCATCGTCGCCGGCGGCGGCGTCGCCCTGCTGCAGGCCGCGAAGGAGCTTGAGGGCGACCTCGGCCTGACCGGTGACGAGGCCACGGGCGTCAAGATCGTCCGCGAGGCCCTGTCCTCCCCGCTCAAGCAGATCGCCCTCAACGCTGGCCTCGAGCCGGGCGTTGTCGCCGACAAGGTCGCCCACCTCTCCGACGGCGAGGGCCTCAACGCCGCGACCGGCGAGTACGTCGACATGATGGCCGCGGGCATCAACGACCCGGCCAAGGTCACCCGCTCTGCTCTGCAGAACGCTGCGTCCATCGCGGCCCTCTTCCTCACCACGGAGGCCGTGGTTGCCGACAAGCCCGAGCCCGCCGCCCCGGCAGGCGCTGGCATGGACCCTGAGTCCATGGGCATGATGTAA